A segment of the Vibrio parahaemolyticus genome:
ATAAATATAAAAACGAACATTTAATTAAGTTATTGAATTTAAAGGGCTAAAAAGTTGGCATCGTATGTGCAATATATAAATTGTAACCAAAATGAACTGCTAATCCTCAAGGAGCTTATTATGAAAAGCGTAATTCTATCTACTCTAGGTCTTATTGTTGTAACTTCATCGCCAATCGCTGCTGCTAACACTTTAGACAGAGAAGAGTGGAGCTCAGATTTACGTCAGGACTTTTCTGAAATGAAGCATGAAGCTGTAGCAGATATTCAGCAAATGAACATAGACGCAATTGATGCGCGTGATGCTCGAATCGTGAAAAACATCAAAGATGAGCAGGCACAGCTGGTAAAGGTGAAGTGCCGCAAAGACGAAGCGAGCAAGTCATAACCTCCGATTGTGAACAATCAATAAAATTAAAATGATGTATCCAATACGAGTTCGACGCTAGTTAGCAGTAGGCGTTGACCTTGTTGCTCTACTTGCCAGCCTTTCAGGCTGGCCTTTTTGTATTTACCGCCTAATAAATGGCCGCCAGACAGAAAGAAAAAAGCCCGCAAAGAATTTCCTCTGCGGGCGTAAAAAGGGCACCAAATTGGGTGTCTATTCATTTTGGAGGTGGTCGAACGTCCATATAAAACTGACAATAGGCTTGGTGAAAGGCTTACCACCAGCGCGACCAACGGAGCTAAAGTTAACATTGTTGTAATCATTGTTAAAATGTTAATTCTTCAATCAATGATTTCATTATCGTTAGTCTGGATTGTGAATATGTTGTTCGACTGTACGCGCAGTGTGCATAAACTCAGTTTTTGATAACCAATTGACTCATAAATTAAGTTTTGCTTATTTGTTTTTGTTATATAAATTCGCTCTCAGTATGTTCTCAATCTTTCATATCTCAGATTAAGGTGACATAAAGCCCTTGCATTTGTTAATGATGTGTTTTGTTTTAGCGCGAGAGCAGCAGCGTGTGTGAGTGGTAGGTTGTGCTCTTAGGTGCGATGGAAATTAAAGCCAAGAAAGTAAAAGAGCAGCCTATTTCGCTCTTTTACTTTGTTAAGATTCGCTTAAGATGTTGGCGACTAACCCCAAGACAAAACCGTCCAATTGGCGTTATTTGCGCGTGCTTTTAATTGTGGGCAAGGATTCACCAAATATGCGTAATCTGCGTATTCGCACAAAGGTAAATCATTGATGGAGTCGGTGTAAAAGTGAACTTCTGAATAAGATTCTGGCTGAGCATCTAACCATGCTTTCAAGCGTATAACTTTGCCTTCTCGATAACTCGGAACGCCTGCAATTTCAGCGCTGTAGCTGCCGTGCTTCTCAACCAAATCAATTCCTAATGCGACGGGAATTCCTAATCGATGGCCGACCGCTTCGACTAAGAATGTCACGCTCGCAGAGATGATAACCATATCGATGTCATCGCGATCCAACTGTGCTATCAACGTTTTGGATTGCTCAAACTGCTTAGGCAGGATGTGGTGCTCTACACACTCTTCTACCAACGTATGGACGTGTGCAACGGGCATGTCAGCCAATGGTGCCATACAGAATTCTAAGTAGTCCTCCATGTCCATTTTGCCTTCTGCGTACAAGGCCATTAAACGCTGATCTTCCTCGATGAAGTTTGGTTGCGTTGCTATGCCTTTTTCAACCAAAAATGCGTTCCAAATCATCGCACAGTCGGCGTTGATTAGAGTTTCATCCATATCAAAGACGTACAAAGGTTTGGACATGTTAGGCTCTCACTGGTTGAATTTCGTTAAGGTTAAACAATAGCTCTAGTTGACTGCCGTTAGCTAGCAATCGTTCGGATGAACGGTTGAGCAAATCGACCGTAAGATCGCACTCTTCGACGCATACTTGGTAGCGAATTACATTGCCAAGCAGTTGGTGGTTTTTGATGGTTCCCATCTGCGGTGCAGAAATATGGTTTCCGTATTGGCGACCATGCTCTTTCACGTAGATGGACTCTGGACGAATTGCCACCTTCCATTCGGTATCGATATTAAAGAGTTGTTTGGCTTTGTTAGCATCGACCAAGTTGTAATGCCCCATAAACTCAGCCACAAATTCATTGGCAGGGTGAGTGTAGATCGCTTCTGGTGTGCCGGCTTGAACAATTTCCCCTTTGTTCATCAAAAAGATGCGATCAGACATTATCATCGCTTCTTCTTGGTCATGAGTCACAAAGATGGTAGTTAGGTTCATCTCTTCTTGTATGTCTCGGATCTGTTGGCGAAGATGCTTACGGATCTTTGCATCCAGTGCCGAAAGCGGCTCATCAAGTAAAAGAATACGAGGTTTAACCACGAGCGCTCGGGCTAACGCCACACGCTGACGTTGGCCTCCTGAAAGTTGGTGTGGGTAGTGTTTTTCTTTGCCTTTTAAGTCAACTAACTCTATCACTTTTGTCACTTCGCGTTGAATTTCATCAGAGGCGAGTTTCTTCATTTTCAAGCCAAAGGCGATGTTGCCCTCAACCGTCATGTTTGGAAACAGCGCGTAAGACTGAAAAACCATACCGATGCCCCTTTCTTGTGGCACTTGGTGGGTGATCTCTTCGCCATTTACCCAAATGTCGCCACCATCAACCGGATTTAAACCCGCAAGACTGCGAAGTAGGGTGGATTTACCACAGCCACTAGGCCCTAAAAGCGTGATGAACTCGCCTTGTTCGATAGCGAATTGAATGTCTTCAAATACCGTATTATCACCAAAACGTTTGGTAAGGTTTTTTGCGGTTACGTAACTCATTATTTGACTCCTCGGCTGAAACGACTTGCCAACCAAGTCAGTAAGAAAATAAACAGGAAATAGGTCATCACGAGCGCAGATGTGAAGTGGCCGCTGGTTTGACGCATGTTGTACAAGTAGATTTGTAGGGTTTCGTAGCGAGTGCCGACCAAAATATTGGCGAACACGAACTCTCCTAGTAAGAATGAGAAGGAGAGGAACAACGATGCCATTAAACCTTTCTTTAAATTGGGCAAAATGATCAACAAAAAAGCTTTGGTCGTACTTGCGCCAAGCAAGTGCGCTGCGTCCGTCAAATCATGTAAATTGATGGCTTCAAAGCTGTTGGAAATGGCGCGATACATAAATGGCAATGCGATGGTGAAGTAAGTACCCACTAAAATCCAGGGTGTACCGATGAGGGAAATTTCGCTGTCAGCATAGAGTTGAAGAAGGCCGACAGACGAAACCACTGGTGGTACTGCAAATGGCAGCAAAATCAGGATATTCATCAGCTTGTCGAGTTTCGGAAAGTAGTAAAACACCACGAAAATCGCAGGCAGTACGAGAACAACACTCAGTGCTAGTGCTGAAAGGCCAATAAAGAGCGAGCGACCAAACGCCTGTAAGAAGCGAGGATCCGTAAGCAGTTTAATGTACCAGTCAAAAGTGAAACCATCAGGTAGAATCGTTGCGCCCCAGCGAGAAGAAATCGAGTAAATGAACGTCGCTAGAATCGGGATCAGCATGATTCCGACGATGGTGTAAACGACGCTTTTATGGAATCGAGAATTTACGTCTTGCATGGTTTACTTCCTGCTTTTCTTAGCTGCGTAACTTTTGGCAATCAGCCACTGGTTAATCACCGTAATAAACGCCAACAGCGCCATTAAGATGACCGAGATGGCGGCCGCTAAATTTGGCTCTAGGAACAAATCACCAGAGACCAAACTGGCAATACGAATGGTAATGACGTTGTAGTTACCAGAAGTGAGCGCATAGACGCTGGCATACGCGCCGATCGCATTGGCGATCAAAATAATGAAAGTGCCAAATAGAGCAGGAGAAAGCACAGGCAAAGCCACTTTCGCCCAATATTGCGCAGTTCTTGCCCCCAACAGTGCAGCCGCCGCTTGCCAATCATCGCTCAGCGCATCAAAAGCGGGATAAAGCAGTAAAACCGCCAGTGGGATTTGGAAGTAGATGTAAATCGCCAGCAAGCCCCATTTGCCGTACAAGTCAAAATCACCGAGCAAACCATATTGCTTGAGCAACAACGTAATCGCGCCGTTTGTGCCTAAGATGATGATGAAGGCAAACGACAGAGGTACGCCTGCAAAGTTGCTGCTCATGTTGGTGAAGGCAATCACGGCGTCTCTTAGCTTACTGTTTACTCGGCGTAAGGAAGAAACCAACAGCGTCGCAATGGCGAGCCCGAAAATGCTCGACCAAACGGACAGCCATAAACTGTTTCCGAATGCTTGCAGCATGAACGCAGAATCGAGTACTTCGATGTAGTTATCGAGAGCGAACTCTCCATCGTAGATAAAGCTGTTAAACAGCACCCAAATCATGGGCGCGAGTTGAAATAGGTAGAAAAAAAGCGCAAAGGGAACCAGCCAGATTGCGGGTTTGATGCGCTTGAGCCAAACGCTTGTCGTTGGTTTCGCCGCGCGGCTCGCGCTTGGTGATAAAACAGAACTGCTCATAGTGCTAACAACGCTTGCGTGTAAGGTTTATTGTGGTCAAGGTTTAACAACTGACAAACCGTGCCACAAATCTCGGTTTGCTTAACGTGACACTCTTGATGTGTGAACTTGTCGCCAATCACAAACATCGGAACTTCACGCTCTTCAGGGAGAATACCGCCGTGAGAAAGATCGTTGTTCATGCCATGGTCACTGGTGACGATGATCTGATAGCCATCGGCCAACCATTGCACGATGTAATTGGAGAGAATGATGTCTGCACCACGTGCTGAGTTGCGGTATTGGCGAGAATCCAACCCGTGCTTGTGACCCATGTCATCAATGTTCATTGGGTGGATTAGCAAAAAATCAGGCTGGTGAGTGCGACGCAAATATTCCGCGTCTATGAAAAGCGCTTCATCAGGATAATGATCCCAATGATAGAAACAGCCGTGCTGAATATTCATTGTTTCATCGTTCGTAAAACGATCGCGAATCGGCTCAAATGGGGCGCGGTTATAGAGCTCGCTCACCCAGTGGTAAGCCGCCGCCGCCGTCACTTTGCCTTGCGATTTTGCCAAACTAAAGATGGAATCATGATTCGACAGACGAACGATATTGTTGTTCACAATGCCGCTTTCTACGGGGCGAACCCCAGTTAAAATGCACTCATACAGTGGACGCGACATTGAAGGGAGTTCACATTGCACGGGGTAAAGCGTGGCGCGCATTTCTGGTCGTGAATGACCATGTTCTAGTAGACCGTTTAGGTAGCCCATGCAATTGCGGGCTACCTGATAGTTCAGTCCATCTAGAACAACAAGGATAACCTTATTGCTCATGATAAATTCTCAATACTTCTTGGAGGGAGGTTACTGCTGGTGAATCAATACACTTTCTTGCCATTGACGTGGCAGCTTACGTGCTGATTTTTCCCATGCAGAGAAGTCGGTCACTGGGTGAACGTTGCTGTACTGGTCATTTGCAATCAGCTTGTTTTGCACAGATTTTGGCAGAGTAATACTGGTGCGAATTGGACGTGCGTAACCTTCTGCTAGGTTGATTTGGCCTTGGTCACTAAAGATGTACTCACGAGCCAATTTGGCTGCGTTTGGATTTTTCGCGTATTTGTTGATGATGGTTGTGTAACCAGAAATCACGGAACCATCTTGTGGAATCGTGACAGTAAAGCGCTTGCGGTCAATCTTGTCGCGGTAGTTCAGCGCGTTGAAGTCCCACATGATCGCCACTTCAACTTCGCCTTTTTCTAAGTTGGCGATGTTCGGATCGGTAAATGACAAGCGACCTTGTTTCGCCAGTTCAGCGAAGAACTTGATTGCGGGTTTAAGGTTCGATTCGTCACCACCGTTGGCAAAAGCGGCTGCCAAAACCGCGTTGTTCGCTTGCGCCGCAACGCCTACGTCTCCAACCGTCACTTTGTAGTCACCTTTGAGTAAGTCACCCCAAGTTTTTGGTGCGTCTTTGACTAGGTTGTTGTTTGAGATAAAAGAGATAGTGCCAGTGTATGCCAGCGCCCAGTGGCCATCTTTATCTTTCGCCCAATCGGGAATGTCATTCCAAGTGGTCGGTTTATACGGTTGAGTTACGCCTTTTTTCACGGCAACTCGCGCAAATGCAAAACCGACGTCACCGATATCTGCGGTCGCATTTTTCTTCTCTGCTTCGAATTTCGCGATTTCTTGTGCAGAGCTCATGTCAGTGTCTTGATGTTTCAAACCGTAGTTTGATTGCAAATCAGCCCACGTGTCTTTCCAGTTTGCCCAACTGTCTGGCATGCCCACACTGTAAATCGAGCCTTCTTTTTGAGCGGCTTTTACTAGGGATTCTACATTGGCATCCGCTGAAAAAGCAGGCGCCGATAATGTTGCTGTAATTGCGGTGGCTGCAAGCAGTTTGGCAGGCACGGCAGTGGAACGGCTAAGCAAAGTTTTCATTGTCTCTATCCTTCTGGACTAGGTCAGTAAGTTCGCTTTTTATCCTATGGGTGGAATGTGACGGTTTGGTGCAGATAATTTGACAGTTATGATTCACTTCTGTGGCGTTTGTATTTCATTTGATGAAGAAGTGAGCAGGCTGACTTGTCATATTTCTGTTACTTAAGCCTCTTATCTTGTTGAGAAAATATCTATTGGACTAGGTCAGAATGAAAACAACAGGTGCAGGCCAGTTAGGGACGCAGTTAGGAAAAATTAAAACCAGTTTGAGACAGCAAATTCACACTGGCGTGGTTTCTCAAGGGCAAAAACTGCCTTCAGAAAGAGAGTTAAGTGAGCTGTTTTCTACCACCCGAATCACGATTAAAGATGCGTTAGTCTCGTTGGAAACTGAAGGGCTGATTTATCGAGAAGAGCGCCGTGGTTGGTACGTGTCTCCTGAGCGAATCTGCTACAACCCGTTGTCGCGTTCTCACTTTCATCAAATGATTCGTGAGCAGCATCGGATTGCAGCCACCAAACTGATCAGCGTGCGCAGTGAAATGGCGGCAGGGGATTACGCAAAAGCGCTTGATGTCGAGCAGATGACGCCAATCCACATCATTGAGCGTTTGCGTTGTATTGATGGACGAGCCGTGCTGTTTGTTGAAAACGTTCTAAAAGCGAGTTTGTTTGATGGTATTTTGGCAGAGAATCTGACTATGTCGCTGACGGGCATTTACCGTGAGAAATATGGCTACGAAACAATGCGTTCTCGATTCGATGTCATTCCAACGTCAGCACCAGCACATGTGGCGAAAGCATTGAATCTGGCTGAAGGACAACCTGTACTGAAAATTTGTCGCGTGAACTACAAGCAAGATGGAGAGCTAATGGATTGCGAGTTGGAATACTGGCGACCTGACGCGGTGATGATTCGCATAGACAGCGTGGGATAAACAGCAGAATTAAAAAGAGCCCAATTAAGGGCTCTTTGCATTTTATGGGGTTGGATATCTAAACCAGACTTAAACCAAACCTTGATCCTTCGCCATTTGATTGGCAATGCCCGGTGCTTTCAAAATACTAGGTAGCAAAATGAAAGATACAGGAACTGCGGTAATCACAATGAAGGATTGCAGCGCAGTGATGCCGCCAGAACCCATAGAAATCAGCGCGATAGCCACAACGCCCATCATCAATCCCCAAAACGAGCGAATCACGGCGTTTGGCTCTGCAGAACCCGTCATTACCACACTGATGGTGTAGGTCATCGAGTCACCCGTCGTAACGATGAAGGTGGTGGTCAAAATCAAGAACAGCACCGAAATGATCATCGGAAATGGCAGTTCACCAGTGATTGCAAGCAATACGGCTGGAAGGTTGAATCCTTCAAACGCTGAAGAGATCAATCCCGGATTCGCGAGCTCGAATGCTAAACCGCTACCGCCCACAATGCTGAACCAAAAACAGGTGATCAGCGGCGCAGCAATACTGATGGACAAAATCAATTGGCGAATTGTACGGCCACGCGAAATACGTGCGATGAAGATTGCCATCATTGGCCCGTAACCAATAAACCAACCCCAGAAGAACACCGTCCACCAGCTTAACCAGCCAGTGTCACCGCGATAAAGCGCCATCGGGAAGAAGTTATCCACCATGCGGCCTACGCCTTGCACATAGCCATCAATAATAAAGCTCGTTGGGCCAAAGAACAGGATGTAACCGATCAGCAGTACCGACAGGATGATGTTGTAACGGCTCACAAGTTGGATGCCTTTGCTTACGCCACTTAGCGCCGAAAGCGTGTACATCACGATGGCAGCGACAATCACCATGCTTTGGGTAATGAAGTTATCTGGGAAACCAAATAATGAGTTCAGCGCGTAGCTGATTTGCAAACCAAGAAAGCCAATAGGGCCGATAGTACCAGCGGCAACGGCGATGATGCTGCACGCATCCGCCAGGTTACCAATCCAGCCATGAATCGCTTTGTCGCCAAAGATTGGGTAAAGCAACGTGCGTGGTTTAAGTGGCAAGCCTTTGTCGTAGTGCAGGTGCATCAAGACGATGGATGAAAGGCAACCGAGAATCGCCCAAGCCAAAAATCCCCAGTGCATAAACGACTGAGATAACGCATTGATTGCAGAAGTTTTTGGTGAAGCTTCACCATACAAAGGTGGCGCTGTAACAAAGTGAGCAATTGGCTCGGCAGCAGCCCAAAAAACACCACCACCAGCGAGTAGGGTGCACAGTACAATCGACAGCCATTTAAATGTGTCGATGTCTGGTTTCGCTAAGCCGCCCAAACGTACATACCCTGTACGACCAAACGCGAGAGCCAAACCGATAAGGAAATTGAGAAGAAGCAATACTTGCCAGTAAGCTCCGAAATATTTTGTCGCAAACCCAAAGCCTGCGTTAACCATTGCGGTTAGAGATTCGGTGTTCGTCAATGCAAGCAGAACGAACAAACTGAGGAAGCTACCACTCAACCAGAATACTGGATTGGTGAGTTCGAGGCGTTTCAGTAGGGAAGGGGGATGAATGGCAGAATAGTCTGCTTCCTGAATAGGAGTATGGGGGGCGGCATTCGTCATATTTGACATAATTACTTCGCTTTTTAGGGCTCGGAAGCCGTGCATTTCCCCTCACATCAAGTCGATGAAAAGTGTGAGGATGTTCAAAAAGCCGCTGATGGTAACATGTCGAGATAGCGAATATAACCGTAGATTTAGATTAATTTTTAACACTTTAGCCAAGCCTCTGATTTTTTTGCAGAGATTTTGACTGAAATTTTAGCGTGAAGTGCGCCGCATTTCGTTTGTAAATGACATTCCCCTTATTCTTGTAGGGACTCATCAGAATTACATTGAGCCAACCTGTTCTAATAAAAATTAAAGGTCTTACCCTATGGCTCAAATTGAACTCAACGGGACGTGGCAACTTACCTCACCACAGCGTCCAGATATCGATATTCCTATGAATTTGCCCGGCGATAATGTCTCGGCATTATTGCAAGCAGAGCTCATCCCCAATCCTTATTTTGCTGATAACGAAGCCAAAGTCCGCTGGATCGAAGCGTGTGATTGGCATATTGAACGACAGTTTGAAGTGGGCGACTCCACGCTGTGCGCTTCTCATATTTGGATGACGCTGACTCGCGTTGACACTTTGGCTCAGTTCTTTATCAATGGTGAGCGAGTACTAACTAGCAGCAATATGTTTGCCCAGCAACGTGTGGATATTAAACCGTATTTAAAACAAGGTACTAACACAATTCGGGTTGAGTTTGCTCGGGTGGATTTAGAAGGTATCGCAAGAGCAAAAAAACTGCCATTTCCGATTCCATCGGCTATGGGCAACAACCAAATTCCACACATGAATTTGATCCGCAAAACACAATGCCATTCCGGATGGGATTGGGGCATTTGTTTGATGGTATCGGGAATTTACGACCCAATCCAAATCGATGTAGTGACTGACATTTGGTTAAAAAATGTCTCAACCGAGCAACAATGGCAAGCCGATGGCAGTGTGATTTTAGACGCGCTGGTGGAAGTGCAAACCGACAACCAAAGCCATCATGTTACCGTGGAATTTGATGGCGAAGTTCAATTCATTCAAACCGAAGGAAGTGGTCACTATCACTGTCAGTTCCATGTTCAAAAGCCGCAACTCTGGTGGCCAGCAGGTTACGGCGATGCGCATCTGTACACCATTTCTGTTGGTTGTGGTGAGCAAACGCTGTCGCGCAAGATTGGACTTCGTCAGTTGAGCTTAAATAGTCAGGCAGATGAACATGGCTCTGCGATGGAATTTATCGTCAATGGCACGCCTATTAATGCCAAAGGTGCGAACTGGATTCCTGTCGATGCGATGCCGGGTCGAGAATGTGAACACCGTTATCGAGACCTATTGCAAAGTGCGGTTGATGCCAACATGAACATGATTCGAGTGTGGGGCGGCGGTCAGTACGAGAGTGAAACCTTTTATAACCTTTGTGATGAACTCGGCTTGTTGGTGTGGCAAGACATGATGTTCGCCTGCTCATTGTACCCATCAGACGACGAGTTTTTAAAAGACGTAGAAGACGAACTTCGATTCCAAATTCCGCGCCTTAAAGCGCATCCTTCCATTGCACTTTGGTGTGGCGATAACGAAGTGATTGGTGCCATTGGTTGGTATGACGAATCTAAGCACAACAAAGTAAAATACACCGTCAATTATGACCGCCTCAATCGCATGATTGAACAAGTGATTACTCAGCAAGATGATTCGCGCCGCTTTTGGCCGAGCTCTCCCTGCAATGGCGAGTTGGATTTTGGTGACGCATGGCACGATGATAGCAAAGGCGACATGCACTTTTGGGATGTATGGCATTCGGGTAAATCATTTAGCGCGTATCTAAACATTAATCCTCGTTTTTGCTCTGAATTTGGCTTCCAATCTTGGCCGTCTTTCTCGGAGGTGAAGCAGTTTGTACCCGAGCGAGACTGGAACATCACTTCACCAACGTTCGAGCAACACCAAAAGAATCCTCGTGGAAACAGCATCATCACTGAGATGTTTACTCGTTACTTCCGTTTTCCATCGGGCTTTGAGCAGATGTTGTATTTGAGCCAGGTGCAACAAGCGAT
Coding sequences within it:
- a CDS encoding HAD family hydrolase, which codes for MSKPLYVFDMDETLINADCAMIWNAFLVEKGIATQPNFIEEDQRLMALYAEGKMDMEDYLEFCMAPLADMPVAHVHTLVEECVEHHILPKQFEQSKTLIAQLDRDDIDMVIISASVTFLVEAVGHRLGIPVALGIDLVEKHGSYSAEIAGVPSYREGKVIRLKAWLDAQPESYSEVHFYTDSINDLPLCEYADYAYLVNPCPQLKARANNANWTVLSWG
- a CDS encoding ABC transporter ATP-binding protein is translated as MSYVTAKNLTKRFGDNTVFEDIQFAIEQGEFITLLGPSGCGKSTLLRSLAGLNPVDGGDIWVNGEEITHQVPQERGIGMVFQSYALFPNMTVEGNIAFGLKMKKLASDEIQREVTKVIELVDLKGKEKHYPHQLSGGQRQRVALARALVVKPRILLLDEPLSALDAKIRKHLRQQIRDIQEEMNLTTIFVTHDQEEAMIMSDRIFLMNKGEIVQAGTPEAIYTHPANEFVAEFMGHYNLVDANKAKQLFNIDTEWKVAIRPESIYVKEHGRQYGNHISAPQMGTIKNHQLLGNVIRYQVCVEECDLTVDLLNRSSERLLANGSQLELLFNLNEIQPVRA
- a CDS encoding ABC transporter permease yields the protein MQDVNSRFHKSVVYTIVGIMLIPILATFIYSISSRWGATILPDGFTFDWYIKLLTDPRFLQAFGRSLFIGLSALALSVVLVLPAIFVVFYYFPKLDKLMNILILLPFAVPPVVSSVGLLQLYADSEISLIGTPWILVGTYFTIALPFMYRAISNSFEAINLHDLTDAAHLLGASTTKAFLLIILPNLKKGLMASLFLSFSFLLGEFVFANILVGTRYETLQIYLYNMRQTSGHFTSALVMTYFLFIFLLTWLASRFSRGVK
- a CDS encoding ABC transporter permease, with amino-acid sequence MSSSVLSPSASRAAKPTTSVWLKRIKPAIWLVPFALFFYLFQLAPMIWVLFNSFIYDGEFALDNYIEVLDSAFMLQAFGNSLWLSVWSSIFGLAIATLLVSSLRRVNSKLRDAVIAFTNMSSNFAGVPLSFAFIIILGTNGAITLLLKQYGLLGDFDLYGKWGLLAIYIYFQIPLAVLLLYPAFDALSDDWQAAAALLGARTAQYWAKVALPVLSPALFGTFIILIANAIGAYASVYALTSGNYNVITIRIASLVSGDLFLEPNLAAAISVILMALLAFITVINQWLIAKSYAAKKSRK
- a CDS encoding alkaline phosphatase family protein; translation: MSNKVILVVLDGLNYQVARNCMGYLNGLLEHGHSRPEMRATLYPVQCELPSMSRPLYECILTGVRPVESGIVNNNIVRLSNHDSIFSLAKSQGKVTAAAAYHWVSELYNRAPFEPIRDRFTNDETMNIQHGCFYHWDHYPDEALFIDAEYLRRTHQPDFLLIHPMNIDDMGHKHGLDSRQYRNSARGADIILSNYIVQWLADGYQIIVTSDHGMNNDLSHGGILPEEREVPMFVIGDKFTHQECHVKQTEICGTVCQLLNLDHNKPYTQALLAL
- a CDS encoding ABC transporter substrate-binding protein, producing MKTLLSRSTAVPAKLLAATAITATLSAPAFSADANVESLVKAAQKEGSIYSVGMPDSWANWKDTWADLQSNYGLKHQDTDMSSAQEIAKFEAEKKNATADIGDVGFAFARVAVKKGVTQPYKPTTWNDIPDWAKDKDGHWALAYTGTISFISNNNLVKDAPKTWGDLLKGDYKVTVGDVGVAAQANNAVLAAAFANGGDESNLKPAIKFFAELAKQGRLSFTDPNIANLEKGEVEVAIMWDFNALNYRDKIDRKRFTVTIPQDGSVISGYTTIINKYAKNPNAAKLAREYIFSDQGQINLAEGYARPIRTSITLPKSVQNKLIANDQYSNVHPVTDFSAWEKSARKLPRQWQESVLIHQQ
- a CDS encoding UTRA domain-containing protein gives rise to the protein MKTTGAGQLGTQLGKIKTSLRQQIHTGVVSQGQKLPSERELSELFSTTRITIKDALVSLETEGLIYREERRGWYVSPERICYNPLSRSHFHQMIREQHRIAATKLISVRSEMAAGDYAKALDVEQMTPIHIIERLRCIDGRAVLFVENVLKASLFDGILAENLTMSLTGIYREKYGYETMRSRFDVIPTSAPAHVAKALNLAEGQPVLKICRVNYKQDGELMDCELEYWRPDAVMIRIDSVG
- a CDS encoding BCCT family transporter; its protein translation is MSNMTNAAPHTPIQEADYSAIHPPSLLKRLELTNPVFWLSGSFLSLFVLLALTNTESLTAMVNAGFGFATKYFGAYWQVLLLLNFLIGLALAFGRTGYVRLGGLAKPDIDTFKWLSIVLCTLLAGGGVFWAAAEPIAHFVTAPPLYGEASPKTSAINALSQSFMHWGFLAWAILGCLSSIVLMHLHYDKGLPLKPRTLLYPIFGDKAIHGWIGNLADACSIIAVAAGTIGPIGFLGLQISYALNSLFGFPDNFITQSMVIVAAIVMYTLSALSGVSKGIQLVSRYNIILSVLLIGYILFFGPTSFIIDGYVQGVGRMVDNFFPMALYRGDTGWLSWWTVFFWGWFIGYGPMMAIFIARISRGRTIRQLILSISIAAPLITCFWFSIVGGSGLAFELANPGLISSAFEGFNLPAVLLAITGELPFPMIISVLFLILTTTFIVTTGDSMTYTISVVMTGSAEPNAVIRSFWGLMMGVVAIALISMGSGGITALQSFIVITAVPVSFILLPSILKAPGIANQMAKDQGLV
- a CDS encoding beta-mannosidase → MAQIELNGTWQLTSPQRPDIDIPMNLPGDNVSALLQAELIPNPYFADNEAKVRWIEACDWHIERQFEVGDSTLCASHIWMTLTRVDTLAQFFINGERVLTSSNMFAQQRVDIKPYLKQGTNTIRVEFARVDLEGIARAKKLPFPIPSAMGNNQIPHMNLIRKTQCHSGWDWGICLMVSGIYDPIQIDVVTDIWLKNVSTEQQWQADGSVILDALVEVQTDNQSHHVTVEFDGEVQFIQTEGSGHYHCQFHVQKPQLWWPAGYGDAHLYTISVGCGEQTLSRKIGLRQLSLNSQADEHGSAMEFIVNGTPINAKGANWIPVDAMPGRECEHRYRDLLQSAVDANMNMIRVWGGGQYESETFYNLCDELGLLVWQDMMFACSLYPSDDEFLKDVEDELRFQIPRLKAHPSIALWCGDNEVIGAIGWYDESKHNKVKYTVNYDRLNRMIEQVITQQDDSRRFWPSSPCNGELDFGDAWHDDSKGDMHFWDVWHSGKSFSAYLNINPRFCSEFGFQSWPSFSEVKQFVPERDWNITSPTFEQHQKNPRGNSIITEMFTRYFRFPSGFEQMLYLSQVQQAIAIKTACDHWRAISPICRGMLYWQLNDNWPVSSWSSLEYSGRWKQLHYHAKRFFAPQYLVFSEHTGKLSLHLLNDAKEPASVNAQLKWVDWQGEEKQCWSLEQTVIADSNTILWQLDESFEKDELTSGFFYVEAQIGEDRISNTWFCTHELKTLPMAKANIDVSIEGRQITLVADKPAFFVHVECDTQGRFSDSSLTLLVNQPVTIEFLGDDLAAMSASLRVYHLMQ